From Apium graveolens cultivar Ventura chromosome 9, ASM990537v1, whole genome shotgun sequence, the proteins below share one genomic window:
- the LOC141684294 gene encoding receptor-like protein kinase THESEUS 1: MLDMDKLLVLKWVFMVLGCGFFVGESFAAYTPVDKYLIACGSSKDVTFSGQTYVSDSGKSSFTLQSEVKSFVASSNSSVPLPVLQSARIFTNTTYYKFEIKEEGRHWIRLYLYPLSNTGHDLESASVTVVTEDFVLLNNFSFKDYNGSYLMREFSINVTSDTLSIAFIPSNNSTGFVNAIEVVSLPNELLPDQAQALSPFAPVSGLSELAFETIYRLNMGGPLITSQNDTLGRTWVNDEKYLHVNSSAVNVSVSAAIIEYPATVTPEIAPNMVYATAETKGDPNVADSNFNMTWVLPVDPEFSYLVRVHFCDMYSKSLNTLVFTLYINSDIALPSLDLSTLVGKLNTPYYKDFITNSSSNSDTLTVSVGPDTSADSAAAILNGLEIMKISNEAKSLDGHEAVANLLLSSSKKKKLGLIVGCAAGASAALLLIGLCYCCLVTRKSKTPNQGNSWLPLPLYGNSLTLTKGSTVSQKSGTASCISLASCNLGRFFTFQEIMEATNKFDESSLLGVGGFGRVYQGTLEDGTKVAVKRGNPRSEQGLAEFRTEIEMLSKLRHRHLVSLIGYCDERSEMVLVYEYMANGPLRSHLYGSDLPPLSWKQRLEICIGAARGLHYLHTGAAQSIIHRDVKTTNILLDENFVAKVADFGLSKAGPALDQTHVSTAVKGSFGYLDPEYFRRQQLTEKSDVYSFGVVLMEVLCTRPALNPVLPRDQVNIAEWAMAWQKKGMLDEIMDKNLVGNVNSASLKKFGETAEKCLADYGVDRPSMGDVLWNLEYALQLEETSSALMEPEDNSTNHIPGIPMTPLEPFDNSVSMIEGGNSGTDDDAEDGATSAVFSQLVNPRGR, translated from the coding sequence ATGCTGGATATGGATAAGCTTTTAGTGTTGAAGTGGGTTTTTATGGTTCTAGGTTGTGGATTTTTTGTGGGGGAATCTTTTGCCGCTTATACTCCTGTAGATAAGTACCTTATTGCCTGTGGATCTTCTAAAGATGTTACATTTTCTGGCCAAACTTATGTATCCGATTCGGGGAAATCTTCGTTTACACTACAAAGTGAAGTAAAGTCTTTTGTTGCTTCCTCCAATTCCAGTGTTCCATTGCCAGTTTTACAATCTGCTCGAATTTTTACAAACACGACATATTACAAATTTGAGATTAAGGAAGAGGGTCGGCACTGGATTAGGCTCTATTTATACCCTCTTTCCAATACAGGTCATGACCTGGAATCTGCCTCAGTTACTGTTGTCACCGAAGATTTTGTGCTTTTGAATAACTTTAGTTTTAAAGACTATAATGGTTCTTACCTCATGAGAGAGTTTTCAATCAACGTGACTTCGGATACCTTGTCTATTGCCTTCATACCTTCAAACAATTCGACAGGGTTTGTTAATGCAATTGAAGTTGTCTCCCTACCAAATGAGTTGCTACCTGATCAAGCACAGGCCCTCTCTCCATTTGCACCTGTTAGTGGCCTTTCGGAACTTGCCTTTGAGACAATTTATCGTCTGAATATGGGAGGTCCATTGATCACTTCTCAGAATGATACCCTTGGACGAACTTGGGTAAATGATGAAAAGTACCTCCATGTTAACAGTTCTGCTGTTAATGTTTCAGTCAGCGCTGCTATCATAGAGTATCCAGCTACTGTTACACCTGAAATTGCACCAAATATGGTTTATGCCACTGCTGAAACCAAGGGTGATCCAAATGTAGCCGACTCAAACTTCAATATGACCTGGGTACTTCCTGTTGATCCAGAATTTTCATATCTTGTTCGGGTCCATTTCTGCGATATGTATAGCAAGTCACTGAACACTCTTGTGTTCACCTTGtatataaattctgatattgcTCTTCCAAGTTTGGATCTTTCGACTTTAGTTGGCAAGTTAAACACGCCTTACTATAAAGATTTCATAACCAACTCATCTTCTAATTCTGATACTTTAACCGTAAGCGTTGGGCCAGACACTAGTGCTGATTCGGCAGCTGCGATACTCAATGGTCTGGAAATCATGAAGATTAGCAATGAAGCCAAAAGCTTGGATGGGCATGAAGCAGTTGCAAACCTCCTTCTATCCTCATCCAAAAAGAAGAAGCTTGGCCTGATAGTGGGCTGTGCAGCAGGCGCCTCAGCTGCACTGTTGCTTATAGGTCTGTGTTATTGCTGTTTGGTCACCCGCAAGTCCAAGACACCTAACCAGGGAAATTCATGGCTTCCTCTACCTTTGTACGGAAACTCATTGACCTTAACAAAAGGGTCAACTGTATCACAGAAGAGTGGAACAGCAAGCTGTATCTCACTAGCTTCTTGTAACCTTGGACGATTTTTCACATTCCAAGAAATCATGGAAGCAACCAACAAATTTGATGAGAGCTCACTATTAGGTGTTGGAGGTTTTGGCAGGGTTTATCAGGGAACACTGGAAGATGGGACTAAAGTAGCTGTCAAAAGAGGGAATCCAAGATCTGAACAAGGTCTTGCAGAATTCAGAACAGAGATTGAAATGTTGTCCAAGCTACGACACCGTCACCTTGTTTCTCTCATTGGCTATTGTGACGAGCGCTCAGAAATGGTTCTAGTTTACGAATACATGGCTAATGGGCCTCTTAGGAGCCATCTTTATGGATCAGACCTTCCACCTCTCTCTTGGAAGCAGCGCCTTGAGATTTGTATTGGAGCTGCTAGAGGCCTTCACTATCTACACACAGGTGCAGCACAAAGTATAATTCACCGAGATGTGAAGACAACAAACATACTCTTGGATGAGAACTTTGTGGCAAAAGTTGCTGATTTTGGCCTCTCTAAAGCAGGACCAGCTCTTGATCAGACTCATGTGAGTACAGCTGTCAAGGGTAGTTTTGGATACCTAGATCCAGAGTACTTCAGAAGACAGCAGCTGACAGAAAAATCTGATGTTTATTCATTTGGTGTTGTCCTAATGGAAGTCCTTTGCACAAGACCGGCTCTGAATCCTGTTCTTCCTAGAGATCAAGTAAATATTGCTGAATGGGCAATGGCTTGGCAAAAGAAGGGCATGCTAGATGAGATCATGGATAAAAACTTGGTTGGAAATGTGAATTCAGCTTCTCTGAAGAAGTTTGGGGAAACTGCAGAAAAGTGTCTTGCTGATTATGGGGTTGACAGGCCTTCAATGGGGGATGTTTTGTGGAATTTAGAATAcgctctccagcttgaggagaCGTCATCGGCTCTTATGGAACCTGAAGATAACAGCACCAATCACATCCCTGGTATTCCAATGACTCCACTAGAGCCATTTGACAACAGTGTAAGTATGATTGAAGGAGGTAACTCCGGTACTGATGATGATGCAGAAGATGGTGCCACTAGTGCTGTTTTCTCTCAGCTTGTAAATCCTCGCGGAAGATGA